From one Pseudomonas sp. B21-048 genomic stretch:
- a CDS encoding VWA domain-containing protein, giving the protein MFELAWPWIFALLPLPWLMRVLLPVADSGEPALKVSFLSDLEGLARRRARANLPAWRQQAPFILLWLLLLIAASRPQWLGEPLPVAASGRDLLVAVDVSGSMDFPDMQWQDEDVSRLSLVQHLLGDFLEKRDGDRVGLILFGSQAYLQAPLTFDRHTVRVWLDEARIGIAGKNTAIGDAIGLALKRLRQRPAQSRVLILVTDGANNGGEIDPLTAARLAANEGVKIYPIGIGADPEQSGTLGFLGINPSLDLDEPALKAIAAATGGQYFRAHDGEELQAIKNILDKLEPVTQQPTQARPAQALYHWPLAMALLLSMLLVIRVRWPDNPLQRLFTKERFLQTQLPDWRQRLKRLRLRRRR; this is encoded by the coding sequence ATGTTTGAGCTCGCCTGGCCATGGATCTTCGCCCTGCTGCCGCTGCCCTGGCTGATGCGGGTGCTGCTGCCGGTGGCCGACAGTGGCGAACCGGCGCTCAAAGTCAGCTTCCTCAGCGACCTCGAAGGCCTCGCTCGCCGCCGTGCCCGGGCGAATCTGCCAGCGTGGCGTCAGCAAGCACCGTTCATTTTGCTGTGGCTGTTATTGCTGATCGCCGCGTCGCGCCCGCAATGGCTCGGCGAGCCCCTGCCGGTTGCCGCCAGTGGCCGCGATCTGCTGGTGGCGGTGGATGTATCCGGCTCCATGGATTTCCCCGACATGCAGTGGCAGGACGAAGACGTCAGCCGATTGTCGCTGGTGCAGCATTTGCTCGGTGATTTTCTCGAAAAACGCGACGGTGACCGGGTCGGGTTGATCCTGTTCGGCAGCCAGGCCTACCTGCAAGCGCCGCTGACCTTCGACCGGCATACCGTTCGCGTGTGGCTCGACGAAGCGCGAATCGGCATCGCCGGCAAGAACACCGCGATTGGCGACGCCATCGGCCTGGCCCTCAAACGTCTGCGTCAACGCCCGGCACAAAGCCGCGTGCTGATTCTGGTCACCGACGGTGCCAACAACGGTGGCGAAATCGATCCGCTGACCGCCGCGCGCCTGGCGGCCAACGAAGGCGTAAAAATCTACCCGATCGGCATCGGCGCCGATCCGGAACAAAGCGGCACCTTGGGTTTCCTTGGGATCAACCCGAGCCTGGACCTCGACGAACCGGCCTTGAAAGCCATCGCTGCAGCCACCGGCGGCCAGTACTTCCGCGCCCACGACGGTGAAGAATTGCAAGCGATCAAGAACATCCTCGACAAACTGGAGCCGGTGACCCAGCAACCCACGCAAGCCCGCCCGGCCCAGGCGTTGTATCACTGGCCACTGGCGATGGCGCTGCTGTTGAGCATGTTGCTGGTGATTCGCGTGCGCTGGCCAGACAACCCGTTGCAAAGGCTATTTACCAAAGAGCGGTTTCTGCAAACTCAACTGCCTGACTGGCGTCAGCGGCTCAAACGCTTGCGTCTGCGGAGGCGCCGATGA
- a CDS encoding DUF4381 domain-containing protein, translating into MSSLDQLQPLISPPPIGFWPPAPGWWLLLLLLPLIGFGVWQLRRFIPNKRPIVRAEQPLDPVRLAALAELARMPKPYDGAPAGAWLQQLNGLLKRLCRNHYPYSQSHTLNGRKWLAFLDNRCPAAGLTRWMVLVEGAYKPECKLDDKAIAGLTQAVDTWIRKHV; encoded by the coding sequence ATGAGCAGCCTCGATCAACTGCAACCGCTGATTTCCCCGCCACCGATCGGCTTCTGGCCGCCGGCGCCGGGCTGGTGGCTGCTGCTGTTATTGCTGCCATTGATCGGTTTCGGCGTGTGGCAGTTACGGCGATTCATTCCGAACAAGCGCCCCATTGTCCGTGCCGAGCAACCGCTGGACCCGGTGCGACTCGCTGCCTTGGCCGAACTCGCCCGGATGCCCAAACCCTACGACGGCGCCCCGGCCGGTGCCTGGCTGCAACAACTCAACGGCTTGCTTAAACGCCTGTGCCGCAACCATTACCCCTACAGCCAGAGCCATACGCTTAACGGGCGCAAATGGCTGGCATTCCTCGACAACCGCTGCCCGGCCGCCGGCCTCACACGCTGGATGGTGCTGGTGGAAGGCGCCTACAAACCCGAATGCAAACTCGATGACAAGGCCATCGCTGGCCTGACTCAAGCCGTCGACACCTGGATTCGCAAACATGTTTGA
- a CDS encoding DUF58 domain-containing protein, with translation MNALLPPEPGIRISLSELIKMRHRVREVQLFSTPSQRSPLIGLHHSKLRGRGVDFDQVRVYQAGDDVRSIDWRVTARTQEPHTKLFHEERERPIFIMVEQSRRLFFGSGLMFKSVLAAQAASLIGWAALGHNDRVGGLVFGDDEHYEIKPRRSKQSLLQLLNRLVRVNQSLHTEREPDRDAFGIALRRAREVLRPGSLVIVICDERALSDGAEQQLSLLSRHCDLLLLPVSDPLDHALPAAGLLRFAERGAQLELDTLNFDLRQAYRAQAEARIARWELLAQKLRVLLMPLSTQSEMVEQLREYLNPQRPGKGR, from the coding sequence ATGAACGCCCTCCTGCCGCCTGAGCCGGGCATCCGCATCAGCCTTTCCGAGCTGATCAAGATGCGTCATCGCGTGCGTGAAGTGCAGCTGTTTTCCACGCCGAGCCAGCGCAGCCCGCTGATCGGCCTGCATCACTCCAAACTGCGCGGGCGCGGGGTGGACTTCGATCAGGTGCGGGTCTATCAGGCCGGTGACGACGTGCGCAGCATCGACTGGCGCGTCACCGCCCGGACCCAGGAGCCTCATACCAAGCTATTCCATGAAGAACGCGAACGGCCGATTTTCATCATGGTCGAACAGAGCCGGCGGCTGTTTTTCGGCTCCGGGCTGATGTTCAAATCGGTGCTCGCCGCTCAGGCAGCGAGCCTGATTGGCTGGGCCGCTTTGGGCCATAACGATCGGGTTGGCGGGCTGGTGTTCGGCGACGACGAACACTACGAGATCAAGCCGCGACGCAGCAAGCAGAGCCTGCTGCAATTGCTCAATCGGCTGGTGCGGGTCAATCAGTCGCTGCACACCGAACGCGAGCCGGATCGCGACGCCTTCGGCATTGCCCTGCGCCGCGCCCGGGAAGTGTTGCGCCCTGGCAGCCTGGTGATCGTGATCTGCGATGAGCGCGCCTTGTCCGACGGTGCCGAGCAGCAGTTGAGCCTGTTGTCACGTCATTGCGACCTGTTGCTGCTGCCGGTGTCCGATCCGCTGGATCACGCCCTGCCCGCTGCCGGGCTTTTACGCTTCGCGGAACGCGGGGCGCAGCTGGAACTCGACACGTTGAATTTCGACTTGCGCCAGGCTTATCGCGCACAAGCGGAAGCGCGTATCGCCCGCTGGGAACTGCTGGCGCAGAAACTGCGGGTATTGCTGATGCCGTTGAGCACCCAAAGCGAAATGGTTGAGCAACTGCGCGAATACCTGAACCCGCAGCGTCCGGGGAAAGGTCGATGA
- a CDS encoding MoxR family ATPase, with protein MEHREALLALRTFLSTQILGQEKLIERLLIALLADGHMLVEGAPGLAKTKAIKELAEGIEAQFHRIQFTPDLLPADITGTEIYRPETGSFVFQQGPIFHNLVLADEINRAPAKVQSALLEAMGERQVSVGRSTYDLSPLFLVMATQNPIEQEGTYPLPEAQLDRFLMHVKIGFPDATVERRILQQARGEALHGETKPERRVSQQAIFAARKEILGLYMADAVEEYLVQLVMATRIPAKFDPEMAEWIAYGASPRGSIALDRCARAHAWLAGRDFVSPEDIQAVLFDVLRHRIILSFEAEAAGIDQDRVVQRILDVVAVA; from the coding sequence ATGGAACATCGTGAAGCGCTGCTCGCGCTGCGAACCTTTCTTTCAACGCAGATTCTCGGCCAGGAAAAACTCATCGAGCGCTTGCTCATCGCCTTGCTCGCCGACGGCCACATGCTGGTCGAGGGCGCCCCGGGGCTGGCCAAGACCAAGGCCATCAAAGAACTCGCCGAAGGCATCGAAGCACAGTTCCATCGCATTCAGTTCACTCCCGACCTGCTGCCGGCCGACATCACCGGCACGGAAATCTATCGCCCGGAAACCGGCAGCTTCGTGTTCCAGCAAGGCCCGATCTTCCACAATCTGGTGCTGGCGGACGAAATCAACCGTGCCCCGGCCAAGGTTCAGTCAGCCCTGCTTGAAGCGATGGGCGAACGCCAGGTCAGCGTCGGACGCAGCACCTATGATCTGTCGCCGCTGTTTCTGGTCATGGCCACGCAAAACCCCATCGAACAGGAAGGCACCTACCCGCTGCCTGAAGCCCAGCTCGACCGTTTCCTGATGCACGTGAAAATCGGCTTCCCCGACGCCACCGTCGAACGGCGGATTCTGCAACAGGCTCGCGGCGAAGCGTTGCACGGCGAAACCAAGCCCGAACGTCGGGTCAGCCAGCAGGCGATTTTCGCCGCACGCAAGGAAATCCTTGGGTTGTACATGGCCGACGCCGTGGAGGAATACCTGGTGCAGCTGGTCATGGCCACGCGCATCCCGGCCAAGTTCGACCCGGAAATGGCCGAATGGATCGCCTACGGCGCCAGCCCGCGGGGCTCCATCGCCCTCGACCGTTGCGCCCGGGCTCATGCCTGGCTGGCCGGTCGCGACTTCGTCAGCCCGGAAGACATTCAGGCGGTGCTATTCGATGTGTTGCGCCACCGCATCATTCTGTCTTTTGAAGCCGAAGCCGCTGGCATCGACCAGGACCGGGTGGTCCAGCGGATTCTCGACGTCGTAGCCGTCGCTTGA
- a CDS encoding NAD-glutamate dehydrogenase, with the protein MAFFTAASKADFQHQLQAALAQHISEQALPQVALFAEQFFGIISLDELTQRRLSDLAGCTLSAWRLLERFDHAHPQVRVYNPDYERHGWQSTHTAVEVLHHDLPFLVDSVRTELNRRGYSIHTLQTTVLSVRRGSKGELLEILPKGTQGEGILQESLMYLEIDRCANTAELNVLTKELEQVLGEVRVAVADFEPMKAKVQELIEGIDNSQFIINADEKSEIKSFLEWLVGNHFTFLGYEEFVVGEDQNGGHIEYDQNSFLGLTKLLRAGLTVEDLRIEDYAVNYLREPTPLSFAKAAHPSRVHRPAYPDYVSIRQIDADGKVIKECRFMGLYTSSVYGESVRVIPYIRRKVEIIEQRSGFQAKAHLGKELAQVLEVLPRDDLFQTPVDELFTTVMSIVQIQERNKIRVFLRKDPYGRFCYCLAYVPRDIYSTEVRQKIQQVLMDRLKASDCEFWTFFSESVLARVQLILRVDPKNRLDIDPVLLEKEVVQACRSWQDDYASLVVESFGEAQGTNVLGDFPKGFPAGYRERFAAHSAVVDMQHLLSLSEKNPLVMSFYQPLAQVSGQRMLHCKLYHADTPLALSDVLPILENLGLRVLGEFPYRLRHNNGREFWIHDFAFTAAEGLELDIQQLNDTLQDAFVHIVRGDAENDAFNRLVLTAGLPWRDVALLRAYARYMKQIRLGFDLGYIASTLNNHTDIARELTRLFKTRFYLARKLTGDDLEDKQQRLEHAILAALDDVQVLNEDRILRRYLDLIKATLRTNFYQTDANGQNKPYFSFKFNPHQIPELPKPVPKFEIFVYSPRVEGVHLRFGNVARGGLRWSDREEDFRTEVLGLVKAQQVKNSVIVPVGAKGGFLPRRLPLGGSRDEIAAEGIACYRIFISGLLDITDNLKDGALVPPANVVRHDDDDPYLVVAADKGTATFSDIANGIAIDYGFWLGDAFASGGSAGYDHKKMGITAKGAWVGVQRHFRERGINVQEDSITVVGVGDMAGDVFGNGLLMSDKLQLVAAFNHLHIFIDPNPAPANSFAERQRLFDLPRSAWSDYDTSIMSEGGGIFSRSAKSIAISPQMKERFDIQADKLTPTELLNALLKAPVDLLWNGGIGTYVKASTESHADVGDKANDALRVNGNELRCKVVGEGGNLGMTQLGRVEFGLNGGGSNTDFIDNAGGVDCSDHEVNIKILLNEVVHAGDMTDKQRNQLLASMTDEVGNLVLGNNYKQTQALSLAARRAFVRIAEYKRLMNDLEGRGKLDRAIEFLPAEEAINERLAEGHGLTRAELSVLISYSKIDLKEALLNSLVPDDDYLTRDMETAFPPTLVSKFSAAMRRHRLKREIVSTQIANDLVNHMGITFVQRLKESTGMSPANVAGAYVIVRDIFHLPHWFRQIEALDYQVSADVQLELMDELMRLGRRATRWFLRSRRNEQNAARDVAHFGPHLAALGLKLDELLEGPTREGWQTRYQAYVEAGVPELLARMVAGTTHLYTLLPIIEASDVTGQNAADVAKAYFAVGSALDITWYLQQISALPVENNWQALAREAFRDDVDWQQRAITISVLQQGDGTQDVETRLALWMEAHEGMIERWRAMLVEIRAASGTDYAMYAVANRELLDLALSGQAVMPAAATAAVSTELEPAA; encoded by the coding sequence ATGGCGTTCTTCACCGCAGCCAGCAAAGCCGACTTCCAGCACCAACTGCAAGCGGCACTGGCGCAGCACATCAGTGAACAGGCACTGCCACAAGTGGCGCTGTTCGCCGAACAATTTTTCGGCATTATTTCCCTCGACGAGCTGACCCAGCGTCGGTTGTCCGATCTCGCCGGCTGCACCCTTTCTGCGTGGCGCCTGCTTGAGCGCTTCGATCACGCGCATCCGCAAGTGCGCGTCTACAACCCCGATTACGAACGCCACGGCTGGCAGTCGACCCACACCGCGGTCGAAGTGCTGCACCACGACCTGCCGTTTCTGGTGGACTCGGTGCGTACCGAGCTGAACCGTCGCGGCTACAGCATCCATACCCTGCAAACCACTGTGCTGAGCGTGCGTCGCGGCAGCAAGGGCGAGCTGCTGGAAATCCTGCCGAAAGGCACCCAGGGCGAAGGCATTCTGCAAGAATCGCTGATGTACCTGGAAATCGACCGTTGCGCCAATACGGCCGAACTGAATGTCCTGACCAAAGAGCTGGAGCAGGTTCTCGGCGAAGTCCGCGTCGCGGTCGCCGATTTTGAGCCGATGAAAGCCAAGGTCCAGGAGCTGATCGAAGGCATCGACAACAGCCAGTTCATCATCAACGCCGACGAAAAATCCGAAATCAAGAGCTTCCTGGAATGGCTGGTGGGCAACCACTTCACCTTCCTGGGCTACGAAGAATTCGTGGTGGGCGAAGATCAGAACGGCGGTCACATCGAATATGACCAGAATTCGTTCCTCGGCCTGACCAAACTGCTGCGCGCCGGCCTGACCGTCGAAGACCTGCGCATCGAAGACTACGCCGTGAACTACCTGCGCGAACCGACGCCGCTGTCGTTCGCCAAGGCTGCACACCCAAGCCGTGTCCACCGTCCGGCGTACCCGGATTACGTGTCGATCCGCCAGATCGATGCCGATGGCAAGGTCATCAAGGAATGCCGCTTCATGGGCCTGTACACCTCCTCGGTGTATGGCGAAAGCGTGCGGGTCATTCCTTACATCCGTCGCAAGGTCGAGATCATCGAGCAGCGTTCGGGCTTCCAGGCCAAGGCTCACTTGGGCAAGGAACTGGCCCAGGTGCTTGAAGTGTTGCCGCGCGACGACTTGTTCCAGACCCCGGTGGACGAGTTGTTCACCACCGTGATGTCGATCGTGCAGATCCAGGAACGCAACAAGATCCGCGTGTTCCTGCGCAAAGACCCGTATGGCCGTTTCTGCTACTGCCTGGCCTACGTGCCGCGCGACATCTACTCCACCGAAGTGCGCCAGAAGATCCAGCAAGTGCTGATGGATCGCCTGAAAGCCTCGGACTGCGAGTTCTGGACCTTCTTCTCCGAGTCCGTGCTGGCCCGTGTACAGCTGATTCTGCGGGTCGATCCGAAGAACCGTCTGGACATCGACCCGGTTCTGCTGGAAAAAGAAGTGGTGCAGGCCTGCCGCAGCTGGCAGGACGACTACGCGAGCCTGGTGGTCGAGAGCTTCGGCGAAGCCCAGGGCACCAACGTGCTGGGCGACTTCCCGAAAGGCTTCCCGGCCGGTTACCGCGAGCGTTTCGCAGCCCACTCGGCTGTGGTCGACATGCAGCACCTGCTGAGCCTGAGCGAAAAAAATCCGCTGGTCATGAGCTTCTATCAGCCGCTGGCCCAGGTCTCCGGTCAGCGCATGCTGCACTGCAAGCTGTATCACGCCGATACGCCGCTGGCGTTGTCCGACGTGTTGCCGATCCTGGAAAACCTTGGCCTGCGCGTGCTGGGTGAGTTCCCGTATCGCCTGCGTCACAACAATGGCCGCGAATTCTGGATTCATGACTTCGCGTTCACTGCCGCCGAAGGCCTGGAACTCGACATCCAGCAACTCAACGACACCTTGCAGGACGCTTTCGTCCACATCGTGCGTGGCGATGCCGAGAACGATGCGTTCAACCGTCTGGTGCTGACCGCCGGCCTGCCATGGCGCGATGTGGCGCTGCTGCGTGCCTACGCCCGTTACATGAAGCAGATCCGTCTGGGCTTCGACTTGGGTTACATCGCCAGCACCCTGAACAACCACACCGACATCGCTCGCGAGTTGACCCGGTTGTTCAAGACCCGTTTCTACCTGGCGCGCAAGCTGACCGGCGATGATCTGGAAGACAAGCAACAACGCCTGGAACACGCGATTCTGGCGGCACTGGACGATGTTCAGGTGCTGAACGAAGACCGCATCCTGCGTCGTTACCTGGACCTGATCAAAGCGACCCTGCGGACTAACTTCTACCAGACCGATGCCAACGGTCAGAACAAGCCCTACTTCAGCTTCAAGTTCAACCCGCACCAGATTCCAGAGCTGCCGAAGCCGGTTCCGAAGTTCGAAATCTTCGTTTACTCGCCTCGCGTTGAAGGCGTGCACCTGCGCTTTGGCAACGTTGCTCGCGGTGGTCTGCGCTGGTCCGACCGTGAAGAAGACTTCCGTACCGAAGTCCTGGGCCTGGTAAAAGCCCAGCAAGTGAAGAACTCGGTCATCGTGCCGGTGGGTGCGAAGGGCGGCTTCCTGCCGCGTCGCCTGCCACTGGGCGGCAGCCGTGACGAGATCGCGGCCGAGGGCATCGCCTGCTACCGCATCTTCATCTCGGGCCTGTTGGACATCACCGACAACCTGAAAGACGGCGCGCTGGTACCGCCGGCCAACGTCGTGCGTCATGACGACGATGACCCGTACCTGGTGGTAGCGGCGGACAAGGGCACTGCGACCTTCTCCGACATCGCCAACGGCATCGCCATCGACTACGGCTTCTGGCTCGGCGACGCCTTTGCGTCCGGCGGCTCGGCCGGTTACGACCACAAGAAAATGGGCATTACCGCCAAGGGCGCGTGGGTCGGCGTACAACGCCACTTCCGCGAGCGCGGCATCAATGTTCAGGAAGACAGCATCACTGTAGTGGGCGTCGGCGACATGGCCGGTGACGTGTTCGGTAACGGCTTGCTGATGTCCGACAAGCTGCAACTGGTCGCTGCGTTCAACCACCTGCACATCTTCATCGACCCGAATCCTGCGCCTGCCAACAGCTTCGCCGAGCGTCAGCGTCTGTTCGATCTGCCGCGTTCGGCGTGGTCGGATTACGACACCAGCATCATGTCCGAAGGCGGCGGGATCTTCTCGCGCAGCGCAAAAAGCATCGCGATTTCCCCGCAGATGAAAGAGCGTTTCGACATTCAGGCTGACAAGCTGACCCCGACCGAACTGCTGAACGCCTTGCTCAAGGCACCGGTAGACCTGTTGTGGAACGGCGGTATCGGTACGTACGTGAAAGCCAGCACCGAAAGCCACGCCGATGTCGGCGACAAGGCCAACGATGCACTGCGCGTGAACGGCAACGAACTGCGCTGCAAAGTCGTGGGCGAGGGCGGTAACCTCGGTATGACTCAGCTGGGTCGTGTCGAATTCGGCCTCAATGGCGGCGGTTCCAACACCGACTTCATCGACAACGCCGGTGGTGTGGACTGCTCCGACCACGAAGTGAACATCAAGATCCTGCTGAACGAAGTGGTACACGCCGGTGACATGACCGACAAGCAACGTAACCAGTTGCTGGCGAGCATGACCGACGAAGTCGGCAACCTGGTGCTCGGCAACAACTACAAGCAGACTCAGGCCCTGTCCCTGGCGGCACGCCGTGCCTTCGTGCGGATCGCTGAATACAAGCGCCTGATGAACGATCTTGAAGGCCGCGGCAAGCTGGATCGCGCCATCGAGTTCCTGCCGGCTGAAGAGGCGATCAACGAGCGACTCGCGGAAGGCCATGGCCTGACCCGTGCCGAGCTGTCGGTGCTGATCTCTTACAGCAAGATCGACCTCAAGGAAGCGCTGCTCAACTCCCTGGTGCCGGACGACGATTACCTGACACGCGACATGGAAACCGCTTTCCCGCCGACGCTGGTCAGCAAGTTCTCCGCCGCCATGCGCCGTCACCGTCTGAAGCGTGAAATCGTCAGCACCCAGATTGCCAACGATCTGGTGAACCACATGGGCATCACCTTCGTTCAACGACTCAAAGAGTCGACCGGCATGAGCCCGGCGAACGTGGCCGGTGCTTACGTGATCGTGCGTGACATCTTCCATCTCCCGCACTGGTTCCGTCAGATCGAAGCCCTGGACTACCAGGTCTCCGCGGATGTGCAACTGGAGCTGATGGATGAGCTGATGCGTCTGGGCCGTCGCGCTACGCGCTGGTTCCTGCGCAGCCGTCGCAACGAGCAGAACGCTGCCCGTGACGTCGCGCATTTCGGTCCGCACCTGGCGGCGTTGGGCCTCAAGCTCGACGAACTGCTGGAAGGCCCGACTCGCGAAGGCTGGCAGACCCGCTACCAGGCTTACGTCGAAGCTGGCGTGCCTGAGTTGCTGGCGCGCATGGTTGCAGGCACCACTCACCTGTACACCTTACTGCCGATCATCGAAGCTTCGGACGTGACCGGCCAGAACGCAGCGGACGTGGCCAAGGCCTACTTCGCCGTGGGTAGCGCGCTGGACATCACCTGGTACCTGCAACAGATCAGCGCTCTGCCGGTTGAAAACAACTGGCAAGCCCTGGCTCGTGAAGCGTTCCGTGATGATGTCGACTGGCAACAACGTGCGATCACCATCTCCGTTCTGCAACAGGGCGACGGCACCCAGGACGTGGAAACACGCTTGGCGCTGTGGATGGAAGCGCACGAAGGCATGATCGAACGCTGGCGCGCCATGCTGGTGGAAATCCGTGCCGCCAGCGGCACTGACTACGCCATGTACGCGGTGGCCAACCGCGAACTGCTGGACCTGGCGTTGAGCGGTCAAGCGGTGATGCCTGCCGCTGCGACTGCCGCTGTCAGCACCGAGCTGGAACCGGCTGCCTGA